A section of the Primulina eburnea isolate SZY01 chromosome 1, ASM2296580v1, whole genome shotgun sequence genome encodes:
- the LOC140812714 gene encoding protein VAPYRIN-LIKE-like, with amino-acid sequence MDRLIKPDMQIIELFFIRGQKCSQVFRLNNLMHTMSVAVSLTSSNTSTFSFSQSFSIIQPLSSASFTLFLKKASDQPPLCSPPDTVLVRSSMLPTGKAHQDDIRHLFSKPGRHIFKDATLPVSFVGPHVAEFLLSPSPMSLETKFLFSMAVSCCDESQLTALLRVAAENGTPHFIYTLIEAGADVSETGSEEESLVSLAVKSGKAEAVKILIESGCEINNKIDRVLHAAATMNQVDLLEILCLGYPDIDLNSVNSQGQTALHLAAIHGQVEALRFLVSIGSEVDVADDEGWTPLHYAANEGHAEAVEFLLNNSVFSKKAVTKEGKTAFALAVDQGYSHLYDSLHLGDLLHRAARIDDVHTMTSCLAQGAKVNGRDQNDWTPLHRAAFKGNLESVKLLISHGARVDLVDGTGYMPLLRAVEAGHVGVAMYLLSHGAKAGFKSLKGMLDSDAESFGKHPSLVNPLHQGGERA; translated from the coding sequence ATGGACAGATTGATCAAGCCGGATATGCAGATAATCGAACTGTTCTTCATCAGAGGCCAGAAGTGTAGCCAAGTTTTCAGGTTGAACAATCTGATGCACACCATGTCTGTGGCAGTTTCGCTCACGTCTTCGAACACGTCAACCTTTTCGTTTTCGCAATCCTTCTCTATAATCCAACCGCTTTCATCTGCATCGTTCACTCTTTTCCTGAAGAAGGCGAGTGATCAGCCTCCGCTGTGTTCTCCCCCGGACACGGTTCTTGTTCGATCATCGATGCTTCCCACCGGGAAAGCTCACCAGGACGATATACGGCATCTGTTCTCGAAACCAGGGCGGCATATTTTTAAGGACGCCACTCTCCCCGTTTCATTTGTCGGGCCACATGTCGCGGAGTTTCTTCTCTCGCCTTCACCCATGTCCCTGGAAACAAAATTTCTTTTCTCGATGGCTGTTTCTTGCTGCGATGAATCCCAGCTCACTGCGCTGCTCCGAGTTGCCGCCGAGAATGGGACGCCACACTTCATTTATACCCTGATTGAAGCTGGCGCAGATGTTTCTGAGACTGGTTCGGAAGAAGAGTCCCTGGTTTCATTGGCTGTCAAGTCTGGAAAAGCTGAGGCTGTGAAAATCTTGATTGAATCAGGTTGTGAGATTAATAACAAGATTGACCGGGTTTTACACGCTGCAGCAACTATGAACCAGGTCGATTTATTGGAAATCCTATGTTTGGGATACCCGGATATTGACTTGAATTCGGTGAATTCTCAGGGCCAAACAGCACTCCATCTCGCAGCAATTCATGGCCAAGTTGAAGCCCTTCGGTTTCTTGTTTCAATAGGTAGTGAAGTTGATGTCGCGGATGATGAAGGCTGGACTCCTCTACACTATGCGGCAAACGAGGGGCACGCAGAGGCGGTCGAATTTCTGCTAAACAACTCGGTTTTCTCAAAAAAAGCAGTCACCAAAGAAGGGAAAACCGCGTTTGCTCTGGCAGTCGATCAGGGCTATTCGCACTTATACGATTCGTTACATTTAGGTGATTTATTGCACCGAGCTGCACGGATAGATGATGTGCACACGATGACGAGTTGTCTGGCTCAAGGGGCTAAGGTGAACGGGAGAGATCAAAATGATTGGACCCCTCTGCATAGGGCAGCATTCAAAGGGAATTTGGAGAGTGTGAAGCTTTTGATTAGCCATGGAGCTCGTGTCGACCTGGTCGATGGCACCGGGTACATGCCTCTGCTTCGAGCAGTCGAGGCCGGTCATGTCGGAGTGGCTATGTATCTTCTGTCACATGGGGCTAAAGCAGGTTTCAAGAGTTTGAAAGGAATGTTGGACTCTGATGCAGAGAGTTTCGGGAAACATCCTTCTTTAGTGAATCCTTTGCATCAAGGGGGAGAGAGGGCTTAA
- the LOC140832116 gene encoding histone H2AX-like: MESTNVATIKANKGKSKACSRSQSEKAGLEFPVGRIKRYMKEGKYANRIGAGSPVYLAAVMEYLAAEVLELAGNQAKMEKKNRITPSHIRFAVTADEELRGLCGGAMFPSASAPPKIHGDLLPK, encoded by the exons ATGGAGTCCACTAACGTAGCCACAATCAAGGCCAACAAAGGGAAATCCAAGGCTTGCTCAAGAAGCCAGTCAGAAAAGGCAGGGCTAGAGTTCCCTGTCGGAAGAATCAAAAGATATATGAAGGAGGGAAAGTACGCGAACCGCATCGGTGCTGGATCCCCTGTGTATCTTGCTGCCGTTATGGAATATCTAGCTGCTGAA GTCTTGGAGCTTGCAGGTAATCAGGCTAAGATGGAGAAGAAGAATCGGATAACACCATCACACATACGGTTTGCAGTGACAGCTGATGAAGAATTGAGAGGCCTCTGCGGTGGCGCGATGTTTCCAAGTGCTAGTGCCCCACCCAAGATTCACGGCGATTTGCTGCCAAAGTAA